The window TGCCGTATAATCCGGCAGAACCGCAAAATTCCCCACCTGCATTTCCAGGGTAAAGCTATTGCCAACAGCAAAGGAACGGAAGGCATCGACGATGCGCAGCCCCTCTTCATCCAGCAGTTCAAACCAGCCCAGGTCAGCATACATAGCCGTAAACCTTTGGGCTTCTTCATATTTCCCCTGTTTGGTGAGCGCGGTTGCCTTCATCAAATGTCCATGGGCATAATACAGCACCAGCGGCCGCAGCAGATGTAACTCTTCAGTACGTCTGCCCGTCTTCTTCCGCAGCTGCTCCCGGTAAATCCCGTCGGCCAGTGCCCTCAGCTCATCCGTGTATCTCTCCATGTCTGACCACCGGTGCAGTGTGAAGCAGACATTTGCCAGCTTAAGCAGCCCGTCCAGCTGCAGATGGTCTGGAATGCGGCCGCGGAACGGCTCAAAGGTGATGACCGCCCGCAGCATTTCCTCCATATCCACAACAGACTCCAGCGATTTGAAGATACGGTACTGGCTGATCGCCAGACGTTCGGAAGAGCTGTCCTGCTCATGTTCAACAATGATTTTATAAAAGGCCTTTGCTTCCTGAATCTTCCCGCCGGCAAATAATTTCTCCGCTACCGAGTAGACCACATCCAGCGGTTTGGGATATTCCATGATTCTGTTTATAATGTCATCGACACACTGCTGTTTACCAATCTCCACACAACGGATTAAAAAGGGCTCCACCCTGCGGCGCGAGACCTTATCTTCACTGAAGCATTCATCTACATAAAGGGTATAGAACCATCCCTCCGGGAATCCAAAGGCCTTCGTGAGCGTATCCAGTTGCCCCAGGGAAACCGGCTTAGGCGGATTACCGTGAAGAATGGCGCTAAGACTCCCCCGGTTGAGGCCGGATACTTTCGCAAATGAGGCGAGGTTATACCCGGAGCGGAGCAGATTATTCTCAATTTCGGAGCGTAATGTTGTCAGTTTCATCTCCACCCGGCACCTTCCTCAGCGGCTTAAATAAACTCTTCTATTAATTGCCATTATAGGGGATGACTATAGAAAGCACAACAAAAGGGCCCCGCGGCAGCGGGACCTTCATTATAAAAACATAATTAATTTTAATGGTTTATCCTGGTAAAGCGGCGAAGGAATGACACCTGATATCTCTATTACAAAAATAAGGCTGCAGGTACAGTAAGTACTACTGCTGGAAGGCTGCCTTGCTTCTAATCCGCTTACTTTTGGTGATTTTCCCGTACGGGGCGTCTTCATTTTGGCGGCTCCGCAGACTCTCCATCATTTTGTTCTGAGCCAGGACAATGTATCCGTCCAGCCGTTGACTGAGCTCCACAACCGTATG of the Paenibacillus pedocola genome contains:
- a CDS encoding DNA-binding protein gives rise to the protein MKLTTLRSEIENNLLRSGYNLASFAKVSGLNRGSLSAILHGNPPKPVSLGQLDTLTKAFGFPEGWFYTLYVDECFSEDKVSRRRVEPFLIRCVEIGKQQCVDDIINRIMEYPKPLDVVYSVAEKLFAGGKIQEAKAFYKIIVEHEQDSSSERLAISQYRIFKSLESVVDMEEMLRAVITFEPFRGRIPDHLQLDGLLKLANVCFTLHRWSDMERYTDELRALADGIYREQLRKKTGRRTEELHLLRPLVLYYAHGHLMKATALTKQGKYEEAQRFTAMYADLGWFELLDEEGLRIVDAFRSFAVGNSFTLEMQVGNFAVLPDYTAYMAKQPSEILPGLVSILEAANRFGFSVDHVVEQFSAEMARFEQLQDPLNIERIYRLGYQLALYYSERRQYNRGIDYILQCLKAAIQLNSAKDILECVTLFEESRERADGQQLLRYGELLKGLRKNQERAASRERCSAMAERSF
- a CDS encoding aspartyl-phosphate phosphatase Spo0E family protein, coding for MNFYRTSHEEPRRDYREDELFITIESLRSELLEVAQERSLSDHTVVELSQRLDGYIVLAQNKMMESLRSRQNEDAPYGKITKSKRIRSKAAFQQ